GGTACGACTGCGCAGATGATTACGAAGCCTGTCTCACACAGGGAAACCTTTCTTGTCCCATGTGTGATTCAGAATTCATCATGCGCAGATCCTCCGCCAAAAGCCCCTCAGGCAAAGCCCTCATGAACCTGGCCCGCCAGCTAAAATCAGATGAACTCACCGGCAACGGCGATTTGATCGGCGGCCAGTATTTCAAAATATACTTGGACTGAAATACGCTTTCTCTTCAGGTTGTTTGAGTTAAACTTATGCCAGTCTCATCCCTATGGATAACTTTATTGGTTTGTATTCTGTCTTTACAGGCATCAGCTTGGGGGACTCTAATACTTGTTCGAAATGTTCCGCATTGTTGGTCCGTTAAGGAGTTGAATACGCTCTTTGTTTCCCGTTTTAAGGCTGAGTTTGTTGAGGTAATCGGAATCGAGGAAACTGAGAGATTTGCTCACGTGCGAGTCCAATTTTCTTTAGCATCTAGTTTTAACTGGAAGCAGCTGTATTTGCCTCCGTCCTGCGCCTCAGGTAGCGAGCATAAGCCAATTGAGTTCGCTTCTATGGAAGCACATTGGGGGATTGATCGGCGGTTATGGTTCGCGGGGGCTGAAGAAGAACGTCGCTTCGAAGGTCCTAGAAGAAATTTCTAGTTTGGATGCGTGTAAATGCAAAACTGGATGCCCCAAATTTCGCAGATGAATTCGGATTTGATTGGTTCGGCCGGTAACTGGTTTTGCCAATACAAGAGCTCTATTTTCAAAGCGTTGCAGACAGCTTAAGACGGTAAGGGCGGATTGCCCTGTTGGATACCTACGTGAAATAATGGGCGTTTCGCATTTAAGTTGGTCCCAAGAAGGCACACCTTCAACCAGAGCCAAATATTCTTTTTGAACCGAACGGTCGGTAAATTGCTCGGTTAGCGCTCTGGCAGCCTCGGGTGTTTTCGCCAAGATTAAGATGCCGGTTGTTTCGGCGTCTAGCCGATGAACCAGATGAAGGTTAAGCTCTGGCCAGGCTCTTTTGGCGATTTCAGTCAGAGTGTGAAATTTGTAACGCCCACATGGGTGCACGGGCAGGGGTGCTGGTTTGTCTAATACCAACATTTGGTCATCTTCATGGATGATTTTAATATTGGCATTGATTGGGGGTTCGGGCGCTTCCATGAGCTCATGGTAGAGAATGTCACCAGAGCGTAAGATGTCGTCTGGACCAACAGGGCCGTTTTGATGGCAGATGCGGGCTGAACGGGTTGCTTCTTCCCAATAGGCACGGTCTCTAGAGGGGATCTTGCGGACCAAAAAATCCAGGCAGGTTTCGCCTGGGATGAGACCCCGCATCTTAATGGGACGCCGATTTAGGTAGGGCTTCGTTTGCTCTAGTGCTTTGGCCGCCTCAAGAAACCGTTTCTCAAGCATAGGATTTAGCGGGGCATCGAGGGCATTTAGCTCTGGGATGCTCTAAAACGGCTTGGCAGTCCCAACAAAGTCCATGGCCTGTTGGCTCGAGCTCTGCATTAAGGGCAACTCTTTTATCGAAAACGAAACAGTCGCCTTGGTAATGCTCGCTGCCGCATTCTTCAAAATATTTTAAAATGCCGCCATCGAGTTGCTGGACGTTTTCAAACCCGAGCATGTTCATGAAGGGCGCGGCTTTTTCACAGCGAATGCCACCTGTGCAGACGGTTACGATTGGCTTTGTGCGCCACTCTGGCAGCTTTTCTTCGATGCCTTGGATGAAGTCTTTAAACGTATGCATGTTTAAATGCTGCGTATTCTTGAAAGCACCGACTTCGATTTCGAACTC
This sequence is a window from Myxococcota bacterium. Protein-coding genes within it:
- a CDS encoding DUF1178 family protein; translated protein: MYTVELECESGHSFEGWYDCADDYEACLTQGNLSCPMCDSEFIMRRSSAKSPSGKALMNLARQLKSDELTGNGDLIGGQYFKIYLD
- a CDS encoding pseudouridine synthase translates to MLEKRFLEAAKALEQTKPYLNRRPIKMRGLIPGETCLDFLVRKIPSRDRAYWEEATRSARICHQNGPVGPDDILRSGDILYHELMEAPEPPINANIKIIHEDDQMLVLDKPAPLPVHPCGRYKFHTLTEIAKRAWPELNLHLVHRLDAETTGILILAKTPEAARALTEQFTDRSVQKEYLALVEGVPSWDQLKCETPIISRRYPTGQSALTVLSCLQRFENRALVLAKPVTGRTNQIRIHLRNLGHPVLHLHASKLEISSRTFEATFFFSPREP
- a CDS encoding rhodanese-like domain-containing protein, with protein sequence MFLNIAAYQFAHLNNREALQSELLTFATERSLKGTILLAPEGINLFVAGEELSVRELLTLIKKLPGLGDLTAKESWSATQPFTRMLVRLKKETIAFGVEKANPLHTQAGRISAKELKAWYDSDKDFILLDTRNEFEIEVGAFKNTQHLNMHTFKDFIQGIEEKLPEWRTKPIVTVCTGGIRCEKAAPFMNMLGFENVQQLDGGILKYFEECGSEHYQGDCFVFDKRVALNAELEPTGHGLCWDCQAVLEHPRAKCPRCPAKSYA